A region from the uncultured Draconibacterium sp. genome encodes:
- a CDS encoding rhomboid family intramembrane serine protease, with protein MALFRYYPSNPKNLDLEVEKKIFFHSLLFPAIFVLLLWIVKIIEQTAGLSFVKFGIYPRHVNGLQGILFSPFIHSDFSHLISNSLPFFILGFMLVYFYRRISYRIFFLLYILSGISTWFMGREAWHIGASGVVYALAAFHFVSGIIRSDVRLLTLSVVVVFLYGGLVWGLLPIRPEISWEGHLSGAIFGVALAFYYRKYIIRREKFDWEDEPDEEEVDDFTTDNGEIAFSEPSSTRDEDDRINF; from the coding sequence ATGGCATTATTTCGGTATTATCCTAGCAACCCCAAAAATCTCGATCTAGAGGTAGAGAAGAAAATATTCTTTCACAGCCTCTTGTTTCCGGCCATTTTTGTATTGCTTTTATGGATCGTTAAAATCATCGAACAAACTGCAGGATTGAGTTTTGTTAAATTTGGCATTTATCCGCGGCACGTAAACGGGTTGCAGGGCATTCTGTTCTCCCCTTTTATTCACTCCGATTTTAGCCACCTTATTTCCAATTCGTTACCTTTTTTTATTCTGGGGTTTATGCTCGTTTACTTTTACCGGCGCATTTCGTACCGCATTTTTTTTCTACTGTATATTTTATCGGGCATCAGCACCTGGTTTATGGGGCGCGAAGCCTGGCATATTGGCGCCAGTGGTGTGGTTTATGCACTGGCAGCTTTTCATTTTGTTAGCGGAATTATACGGTCTGATGTACGTTTACTCACCCTTTCGGTAGTTGTGGTTTTTCTTTACGGCGGCCTGGTTTGGGGCTTGTTGCCCATCCGGCCCGAAATTTCGTGGGAAGGCCATCTGTCGGGAGCAATTTTTGGCGTTGCACTGGCCTTTTATTACCGAAAATACATCATCCGGCGCGAGAAATTCGACTGGGAAGATGAACCTGATGAGGAGGAAGTAGATGATTTTACAACCGACAACGGAGAAATTGCCTTCTCTGAGCCAAGCTCAACTCGTGATGAAGATGATAGAATCAATTTTTAG
- a CDS encoding low specificity L-threonine aldolase → MNKGFASDNNSGVHPQILKAMENANTGHVVGYGDDPYTQKAISVFKNKFGQNTGVFFVFNGTGANVLGLATVTHSFNSVICAETAHIQEDECGAPEKFTGCKLIPVEPVNGKVTPEAVLPHLKGFDFEHHSQAKVISISQVTEMGTVYTPDEIKALAELAHKHQMYLHMDGARIANAAVALNMDFNEFTVDCGVDILSFGGTKNGMMMGEAVLFFNTELTKQTKYLRKQSMQLFSKMRFVGAQFLAYFENDLWKKNALHANKMAKLLEAEVAKIPAIKITQPVSANGVFAMVPKEIIEPLQQQFFFYVWDEIKSEVRWMTSFDTTEEEIYSFVALIKELLKK, encoded by the coding sequence ATGAATAAAGGTTTTGCGAGTGATAATAACTCCGGAGTACATCCGCAAATACTGAAGGCGATGGAAAATGCCAACACCGGGCACGTTGTTGGCTATGGCGACGACCCGTATACCCAAAAAGCTATTTCAGTTTTTAAAAATAAGTTTGGCCAAAACACCGGGGTATTTTTTGTTTTTAACGGAACTGGGGCGAATGTGTTGGGGCTTGCAACAGTTACCCACAGTTTTAACTCGGTAATTTGTGCCGAAACCGCCCATATTCAGGAAGATGAGTGTGGAGCACCCGAAAAATTTACAGGCTGCAAACTCATTCCGGTTGAACCGGTAAACGGAAAAGTAACACCCGAAGCGGTACTACCCCATTTAAAAGGTTTTGATTTTGAGCACCATTCGCAAGCCAAGGTAATTTCTATTTCGCAGGTTACTGAAATGGGAACAGTATACACGCCCGATGAAATTAAAGCACTGGCAGAACTGGCGCACAAACATCAGATGTATCTGCACATGGACGGTGCCCGAATTGCCAATGCAGCGGTTGCATTAAATATGGATTTTAACGAATTTACCGTTGATTGTGGTGTTGACATACTATCGTTTGGAGGTACAAAAAACGGCATGATGATGGGCGAAGCGGTTCTGTTCTTTAATACTGAGTTGACAAAGCAAACCAAATACCTGCGCAAGCAAAGTATGCAGCTGTTTTCTAAAATGCGTTTTGTTGGTGCGCAGTTTCTTGCTTACTTCGAGAACGACCTTTGGAAAAAAAATGCTTTGCACGCAAACAAAATGGCAAAACTATTAGAAGCTGAAGTGGCAAAAATTCCGGCAATAAAAATTACACAACCTGTATCGGCAAATGGGGTATTTGCAATGGTGCCAAAAGAAATAATAGAACCCCTGCAGCAACAATTTTTCTTTTATGTTTGGGATGAAATAAAATCGGAAGTACGCTGGATGACTTCGTTTGATACCACGGAAGAGGAGATTTATTCTTTTGTTGCGTTGATTAAAGAGCTACTTAAAAAATAA
- a CDS encoding tetratricopeptide repeat protein, with product MTYNSQTFNRVLLFFLTIVAIVFSFSCKKQAVNLANQEQLFSIYQRAEEKIVVDIDSAILLLDSVIFLAAETEHDSMYVKGLFRKADCLANQGNTNAADSIYSMLVTKSELRIDSVSLNKIILHYAHFNQLSGSQEKAHELCTRALAFFKQNNHEKTTVLGLIYLSDVYTQQNKFTDAMSVLTEALVLAENLDDKKSLALINGSLGKMYFRNQDYEKCLDCFNKVLAYNTQLNDIENIAVANQNIGTILLIMENYDEAEKYLLDADKVLSKAGLGSKQVHVLNSLGALYERQQKYTKAIETYNEVLELNKTLNNPYVRSNVYTNIGNVYYDQRNFDKTQYYYTKAHQALVESGETDFRVYYENMMFLNDEQKNWKEAYSWARKFNSHSDSIFNIEKYKETENLRTKYEAEKKDLQLEKMQIEQEKNKAMLLKNRIRLIGISILLLLTLIFGFVYQRQNRQKLQSYKDLVKKNQELIEINTSKRQQALLAVPDKTEVQTSGGVDKPVLPSELVQEVKLKLNELIDAKFYRQAELTLADTAKMLDTNTSYLSQIINDVFNCNFPSFLNQLRVEEAQRLLKNPEYHNLTIEGIGTQSGFKSKSVFNSAFKKITGVTPSFYKHN from the coding sequence ATGACTTATAATTCTCAAACATTCAATCGTGTATTGTTATTCTTTTTAACAATAGTCGCTATCGTGTTTTCTTTTTCATGCAAAAAACAAGCCGTTAATCTGGCTAACCAGGAACAGCTCTTTTCCATTTATCAGCGCGCTGAAGAAAAAATTGTAGTAGATATCGATTCTGCAATTTTGCTGTTGGATAGCGTTATTTTTCTGGCAGCTGAAACCGAACATGATTCGATGTATGTTAAGGGATTGTTTCGTAAAGCCGATTGTTTAGCAAACCAGGGGAACACCAATGCTGCCGATTCCATTTACAGTATGCTGGTTACCAAATCTGAGCTCAGAATTGACAGTGTTTCGTTAAATAAAATAATACTTCATTACGCACATTTTAACCAACTTAGCGGGAGCCAGGAGAAAGCGCACGAGTTGTGTACCCGCGCACTTGCCTTTTTTAAACAAAACAACCATGAAAAAACGACAGTTTTAGGACTGATTTACCTGTCGGATGTGTACACGCAGCAAAACAAATTTACCGACGCGATGAGTGTTTTAACCGAAGCCCTTGTTCTTGCAGAAAATTTGGATGATAAAAAGAGTTTGGCCCTTATAAACGGAAGTTTGGGGAAAATGTATTTTCGTAATCAGGATTATGAAAAGTGTCTTGATTGTTTCAATAAAGTGCTGGCTTATAATACCCAGTTAAATGATATTGAAAATATTGCTGTAGCCAACCAAAACATAGGAACAATTTTGTTGATTATGGAGAATTATGATGAAGCGGAAAAATATTTGCTGGATGCAGATAAAGTTTTGTCAAAAGCCGGTTTAGGATCGAAACAGGTACATGTTTTAAACAGTCTTGGCGCTTTATACGAACGTCAACAAAAATACACGAAGGCTATTGAAACCTACAACGAGGTTTTAGAACTGAATAAAACGCTGAATAATCCATACGTACGATCAAATGTATATACCAACATTGGTAATGTTTACTACGATCAACGCAATTTTGATAAAACCCAATATTATTACACCAAAGCACATCAGGCATTGGTCGAATCGGGCGAAACAGATTTTCGGGTTTACTACGAGAATATGATGTTTTTGAATGATGAGCAAAAGAACTGGAAAGAAGCTTATTCGTGGGCAAGAAAGTTTAACAGCCATTCCGACAGCATTTTTAATATTGAAAAGTATAAAGAAACCGAAAACCTGCGAACAAAATACGAAGCAGAAAAGAAAGACCTGCAACTCGAAAAAATGCAGATTGAGCAGGAAAAAAACAAAGCTATGCTTTTGAAAAATCGAATTCGCTTAATCGGTATTTCAATATTATTGCTGCTTACCTTGATTTTTGGTTTTGTTTACCAGCGACAAAATAGGCAAAAATTGCAGTCGTATAAAGACCTGGTAAAAAAGAACCAGGAGCTGATTGAAATTAATACCAGTAAACGCCAGCAGGCATTGCTTGCAGTGCCTGACAAAACCGAAGTACAAACTTCGGGTGGTGTTGATAAGCCGGTGTTGCCCAGCGAGCTGGTGCAGGAAGTAAAGCTGAAATTAAACGAACTTATTGATGCCAAATTTTATAGACAAGCCGAATTAACCCTTGCGGATACGGCCAAGATGCTGGACACCAATACCAGCTACCTGTCGCAAATAATTAATGATGTTTTTAATTGTAATTTCCCAAGTTTCCTTAATCAGTTGAGGGTTGAAGAAGCTCAGCGTCTACTAAAAAATCCCGAATATCATAACCTTACTATCGAGGGAATTGGAACACAATCGGGATTTAAAAGTAAATCGGTATTTAATTCTGCCTTTAAAAAAATAACGGGAGTTACACCTTCTTTTTATAAACACAATTAG
- a CDS encoding thioredoxin family protein — protein MKKLTLFIGILFVVNLAFAGDFKQLAIGDKAVLTEVKMPDVTGKELSLNDAKKENGLLVLFSCNTCPFVVAWEDRYNAVKKWADSNDVGMIVLNSNCQKRDGDDSFEAMKEKAKEQGYTFSYVVDKGSKIANAFGGQTTPHVFLFDGDFKLAYKGAIDDNYKSADKVEKSYLKDALNSLGSNSQIAVTETKPLGCGIKRKTE, from the coding sequence ATGAAAAAGTTAACTTTATTTATTGGAATTTTATTCGTTGTGAATTTGGCTTTTGCCGGAGATTTTAAACAATTGGCTATTGGCGACAAGGCAGTTTTAACTGAGGTTAAAATGCCCGACGTAACAGGAAAAGAACTTTCGTTGAATGATGCAAAAAAAGAAAATGGTTTACTGGTGCTGTTCTCGTGCAATACCTGTCCGTTTGTTGTGGCCTGGGAAGATCGCTACAACGCCGTTAAAAAATGGGCAGATAGTAACGACGTCGGGATGATTGTACTAAACTCAAACTGCCAGAAACGCGATGGCGACGACAGTTTTGAAGCAATGAAGGAAAAAGCTAAAGAGCAGGGGTATACCTTTAGTTACGTGGTTGATAAGGGTAGTAAAATTGCCAATGCATTTGGCGGACAAACCACACCACATGTGTTTTTGTTTGACGGTGACTTTAAACTGGCCTACAAAGGGGCAATTGATGACAACTACAAAAGTGCCGACAAAGTTGAGAAATCGTATCTGAAAGACGCTTTGAACAGTTTAGGAAGCAATAGTCAGATTGCCGTTACCGAGACCAAACCATTGGGATGCGGAATCAAGCGAAAAACAGAATAA
- a CDS encoding AAA family ATPase — protein sequence MIKKHLKALLSEKLGFQPTTCQARLVESLASFIVAAEPDCIMLIKGYAGTGKTTMIHALTQCLLSLKIRSVLMAPTGRAAKVMAGYSGMPAFTIHKKIYRQQSSVDGMGRFVLNKNLYKNTYFIVDEASMISNELNENAVFGSGRLLDDLLEYVYSGENCHLVLVGDTAQLPPVGLSVSPALEVFSLEQYGFTVIEEELKEVVRQAAGSGVLSNATQMRNIIAEQHFEGFFPIETSDFDDVERISGGELIETISSCYDKYGFFDTTVVTRSNKRANLFNKGIRGSILYKENEIERGDLLMVVKNNYFWPDEDTKLDFIANGDIAEIISIYGYEELYGFRFADVCLRFVDYEDVELDCKIFLETLNIETASFSYEKNTELFHAVAEDYIEIRNKKERWKKIKENPYFNALQVKYAYALTCHKAQGGQWKAVFIDHGYLTEDMLNTEYYRWLYTAFTRPTEKLYLVNFDKGFFNGEEEFR from the coding sequence ATGATTAAAAAACATTTAAAAGCGTTATTATCTGAAAAACTGGGTTTTCAACCAACTACATGCCAGGCCCGGCTGGTTGAAAGTCTTGCTTCGTTTATCGTTGCTGCCGAACCCGATTGCATAATGTTGATAAAAGGTTATGCCGGTACCGGAAAAACAACAATGATACATGCCTTGACACAATGTTTGCTTTCGCTCAAAATTCGTTCCGTTTTGATGGCTCCAACAGGTAGGGCTGCAAAAGTTATGGCCGGATACTCCGGAATGCCTGCATTTACCATTCATAAAAAAATTTACAGGCAACAATCGTCGGTTGATGGAATGGGGCGTTTTGTGTTAAATAAAAATTTATATAAAAATACCTATTTCATTGTTGATGAGGCTTCGATGATTTCGAACGAATTGAACGAAAATGCAGTTTTTGGTAGTGGTCGCCTACTCGATGATTTATTGGAATACGTTTACTCCGGAGAAAACTGCCACCTGGTTTTGGTAGGCGACACAGCCCAGTTACCGCCTGTTGGGTTAAGTGTAAGTCCGGCACTGGAGGTGTTCAGTCTCGAGCAATATGGGTTTACCGTTATTGAAGAGGAACTAAAAGAAGTGGTGCGACAGGCTGCAGGTTCGGGGGTTTTATCAAATGCCACGCAAATGCGAAACATTATCGCTGAGCAACATTTTGAAGGATTTTTCCCGATTGAAACGAGTGACTTTGATGATGTTGAAAGGATTTCCGGAGGCGAGCTAATTGAAACGATTTCATCGTGTTACGATAAATACGGATTTTTTGATACTACGGTTGTAACCCGGTCAAACAAACGTGCAAATCTTTTTAATAAAGGAATAAGAGGTTCTATTTTATACAAAGAAAACGAGATTGAACGGGGCGATTTGTTAATGGTGGTAAAGAATAATTATTTCTGGCCCGATGAAGACACTAAGCTTGATTTTATTGCCAACGGAGATATTGCAGAAATTATTTCCATCTATGGCTACGAAGAACTGTATGGCTTTCGCTTTGCTGATGTTTGCCTGCGTTTTGTTGATTATGAAGATGTTGAGCTGGATTGCAAGATATTTTTAGAAACGCTGAATATTGAGACTGCGTCATTTTCGTATGAAAAAAACACCGAGCTATTTCATGCGGTTGCCGAAGACTATATTGAAATCAGGAATAAAAAGGAGCGTTGGAAAAAGATAAAGGAGAACCCCTATTTTAATGCCTTGCAAGTAAAATATGCTTATGCTTTAACCTGCCATAAAGCCCAGGGAGGTCAATGGAAAGCAGTGTTTATAGATCATGGATATTTAACCGAGGATATGCTGAACACTGAATACTACAGGTGGCTGTATACTGCGTTTACCCGGCCAACGGAAAAGCTATACCTGGTTAATTTTGATAAAGGATTTTTTAACGGCGAAGAAGAATTTAGATAA
- the pdxH gene encoding pyridoxamine 5'-phosphate oxidase, translating to MELNKIRREYRYSALTRRNATAHPADQFRIWLNEARQANVNDFSAMNLITCSPGEFPQSRIVLLKDYNKNGFTFFSNYTSAKAKAMELNNKVGLHFFWPELERQIRIEGLAEKTPRQVSEDYFKSRPLDSQIAACASNQSSEIDSRETLEKQYQKVKDLLAGQTPECPENWGGYFVRPVRIEFWQGRENRLHDRLVYEHNENGWKIKRLSP from the coding sequence ATGGAATTAAACAAAATCAGGAGAGAATATCGTTATTCAGCTTTGACCAGAAGAAATGCCACGGCACATCCAGCTGACCAATTTCGTATATGGCTAAATGAGGCAAGGCAAGCTAATGTTAATGATTTTTCTGCCATGAACTTAATCACCTGCTCTCCCGGAGAATTCCCGCAGTCGCGAATTGTTTTGCTAAAAGATTATAATAAAAACGGCTTTACATTTTTTAGCAATTACACCAGTGCAAAAGCAAAGGCGATGGAATTAAACAATAAGGTTGGGTTGCATTTTTTTTGGCCGGAACTGGAACGGCAAATTAGAATTGAAGGACTGGCCGAAAAAACACCCCGGCAGGTTTCGGAAGATTATTTTAAATCGCGTCCACTGGATAGCCAGATTGCAGCATGTGCCTCAAATCAGAGTTCGGAAATTGACTCAAGAGAAACGCTTGAAAAACAATACCAGAAGGTGAAGGATTTGTTGGCCGGACAAACTCCTGAATGTCCGGAAAACTGGGGCGGTTATTTTGTTCGACCTGTTAGAATTGAGTTTTGGCAGGGGCGCGAAAACCGTTTGCACGACCGTTTGGTTTATGAGCACAACGAAAACGGATGGAAAATCAAACGTTTATCGCCTTAA
- a CDS encoding RsmD family RNA methyltransferase — protein MRIIGGIFKGRHFHPGKKFKARPTTDIAKEGLFNILANRYDLSNKNILDLFSGTGSVAYEFLSRGCQSATLVENNFSHYRFIVSVLNDLHVENARVFKADVFKYVQKSSEAYQIIFADPPFDLARFSEVPDAVLNSKTLATNGLFILEHPKEFDFTSHPCFKELRKYGKVNFSFFEPIEVPDATQE, from the coding sequence ATGAGAATTATTGGAGGAATATTTAAAGGAAGGCATTTTCATCCGGGCAAAAAATTTAAAGCCCGGCCAACAACCGATATTGCCAAAGAAGGCTTGTTTAATATTCTTGCCAACCGCTATGATCTTTCGAATAAGAACATTCTTGACTTGTTTTCGGGTACCGGTAGTGTAGCTTACGAATTTTTAAGCAGGGGCTGTCAATCGGCTACGCTGGTTGAAAACAACTTTTCGCATTATCGGTTTATTGTATCTGTTTTAAACGATTTACACGTTGAAAATGCGAGGGTATTTAAAGCTGATGTTTTCAAATATGTACAAAAGTCAAGCGAAGCATACCAAATTATTTTTGCTGATCCGCCGTTTGACCTTGCCCGTTTTTCGGAAGTTCCGGATGCCGTTTTAAACAGTAAAACACTGGCAACCAACGGACTGTTTATTCTTGAACACCCAAAAGAATTCGATTTTACGAGCCACCCTTGTTTTAAAGAGCTCCGAAAATACGGCAAAGTAAACTTCAGCTTTTTTGAGCCCATTGAAGTTCCTGATGCCACTCAGGAATAA
- a CDS encoding GPP34 family phosphoprotein — MDKPIPLSQKIYLMGINPEKGGISSRSYTAMDYVLLGTLFMELYLEKKISFDEKRIIVRTTSSDNQLHRFLLQKMSKAKSPRKIGTWINKLYFSLKQIREEVQSGLVNQHLIKMETRRFLFFKWKTPVATNKQYLFKLERKIENDIFKGSSAEEDLIFLSFIEPAGILHRLFSDRKKRKQAKQQLKKLLLENRVSGAVADAITASQAIAASVAVSVAATSAVTS, encoded by the coding sequence ATGGATAAACCAATTCCTTTGTCTCAAAAAATATATTTAATGGGAATAAACCCTGAAAAAGGAGGTATAAGTTCGCGTTCGTATACAGCTATGGATTATGTGCTTTTAGGTACACTTTTTATGGAGTTGTACCTCGAAAAGAAAATTAGCTTCGATGAAAAACGAATTATTGTGCGCACCACCTCCTCCGATAATCAGCTACACCGTTTTTTACTGCAAAAAATGAGCAAGGCAAAATCGCCCCGTAAAATTGGCACCTGGATTAATAAGTTATATTTCTCGTTAAAACAGATACGAGAAGAAGTGCAAAGCGGTTTGGTTAATCAGCACCTGATAAAAATGGAGACACGGCGCTTTTTGTTTTTTAAATGGAAAACACCGGTAGCTACCAACAAACAATATTTATTTAAACTGGAGCGCAAAATTGAAAACGATATTTTTAAAGGAAGCTCGGCGGAAGAAGACTTGATTTTTTTGTCGTTTATTGAACCGGCAGGGATACTGCACCGCTTATTCAGCGATAGAAAAAAACGGAAACAGGCAAAGCAGCAACTTAAGAAATTACTGCTTGAAAACCGGGTATCGGGAGCCGTTGCCGATGCCATAACCGCTTCTCAGGCAATAGCAGCGTCGGTGGCAGTTAGCGTTGCTGCTACTTCGGCAGTAACATCGTAA
- a CDS encoding DUF3822 family protein has translation MHEFVDEIFQPENSTENILSIQVSLNGFSFSVICPTQKKLLYFKTNEQKISSEALLYRHFESWFTAESLLQQSYKNVFIIYHAEKSMLVPDQLKPGKAIHKLEALFFDANPKSIWVNNSINQFDAHLYFSVPEEFSKVVDKLLPAAQFIHPVKWISERVFTADNREKMFLLFETNQFTLLLFEKTQLKLVNNFSFKHPNDVIFYVFSSIKQFGINKAELDMHFAGNLYRNSGLEQLLYKHFPGASKIAPKTLVPPSITEEQVLKNISLFL, from the coding sequence ATGCATGAATTTGTAGACGAAATTTTTCAACCGGAAAATTCCACTGAAAATATATTATCCATTCAGGTTAGCCTGAATGGATTTTCTTTTTCTGTTATTTGCCCAACACAAAAAAAACTACTCTACTTTAAAACAAACGAGCAAAAAATAAGTAGCGAAGCATTACTTTATCGGCATTTTGAGTCGTGGTTCACCGCAGAATCTTTATTGCAACAATCGTATAAAAACGTATTTATTATTTATCATGCTGAAAAAAGCATGCTGGTACCGGATCAGTTGAAACCCGGCAAAGCTATTCATAAGCTCGAAGCCTTATTCTTTGATGCTAACCCTAAATCTATTTGGGTAAACAATTCAATCAATCAATTTGATGCCCACTTATATTTTTCTGTTCCGGAAGAATTTAGCAAAGTAGTTGATAAACTATTGCCCGCTGCGCAATTTATACATCCGGTAAAATGGATTTCTGAGCGGGTATTTACTGCGGATAACCGGGAAAAAATGTTTCTGCTGTTTGAAACCAACCAATTTACACTACTTCTTTTTGAGAAAACGCAACTAAAGCTGGTAAATAACTTTTCGTTTAAACACCCTAACGATGTTATTTTCTATGTTTTTAGCAGCATAAAACAATTCGGCATAAATAAGGCTGAGCTCGATATGCACTTCGCAGGCAACCTTTACAGGAATTCCGGCCTCGAGCAGCTTTTATACAAACATTTTCCGGGTGCGAGTAAAATTGCACCTAAAACTCTTGTGCCGCCTTCTATTACTGAAGAGCAGGTTTTAAAAAACATTAGCTTATTTTTATAA
- a CDS encoding DNA polymerase III subunit gamma/tau, producing the protein MENFIVSARKYRPDSFETVVAQASITNTLKNAIKSNQLAHAYLFCGPRGVGKTTCARIFAKTINCTNLTAETEACNKCESCTSFNSSRSFNIHELDAASNNSVDDIRNLTDQIRVPPQMGKYSVYIIDEVHMLSSQAFNAFLKTLEEPPKHAIFILATTEKHKIIPTILSRCQIFDFNRIGVSDISEHLEYVAKKEGVAVEAEGLNVIAQKADGAMRDALSIFDQIVSFSGKSITYQDVITNLNVLDYDYYFRLVDEFLKNNVTEVLVIFNNILNHGFDGHHFITGLSSHFRDLLVCKDAVTIQLLEVGGDIKERYRTQAAATNTDFLLDAMQIANTCDIQYKTSQNKRLLIELALIRIAQLTLKKK; encoded by the coding sequence ATGGAGAACTTTATTGTATCAGCACGAAAATACCGACCCGACTCATTTGAGACTGTTGTTGCGCAGGCATCGATTACCAACACCCTTAAAAATGCGATTAAAAGCAATCAATTGGCACATGCCTATTTATTTTGCGGTCCGCGTGGTGTCGGAAAAACTACCTGTGCGCGCATTTTTGCCAAAACAATAAATTGTACGAATCTTACCGCCGAAACAGAAGCATGCAACAAATGTGAGTCGTGTACCTCGTTTAACAGCAGCCGTTCGTTTAATATTCATGAACTTGATGCAGCTTCAAATAATTCGGTTGATGATATTCGAAATCTAACCGACCAGATTCGGGTTCCTCCACAAATGGGCAAATACAGCGTATACATTATCGATGAGGTTCATATGCTATCGAGCCAGGCCTTTAATGCTTTCTTGAAAACGCTGGAAGAACCGCCAAAACATGCCATTTTTATTTTGGCAACTACCGAAAAGCATAAAATTATTCCAACAATTTTGTCGCGATGCCAGATTTTTGATTTTAACAGGATAGGCGTTTCTGACATTTCTGAGCATTTGGAATATGTGGCAAAAAAAGAAGGTGTTGCCGTTGAAGCTGAAGGGCTGAATGTTATTGCTCAGAAAGCGGATGGAGCGATGCGTGATGCCCTCTCAATTTTTGATCAGATTGTTAGCTTCTCAGGCAAATCAATTACCTACCAGGATGTAATTACCAACCTGAATGTACTGGATTACGACTACTATTTCCGTTTAGTTGACGAGTTTCTGAAGAATAATGTAACCGAGGTGTTGGTAATTTTTAATAATATTCTGAATCATGGTTTCGATGGCCATCATTTTATAACCGGTTTAAGCAGTCATTTCAGAGATTTACTGGTTTGTAAAGATGCGGTTACCATTCAATTATTGGAAGTTGGAGGAGACATTAAAGAACGGTATCGCACCCAGGCAGCAGCAACCAATACCGATTTTTTACTGGATGCCATGCAAATTGCAAATACCTGCGATATACAATACAAAACAAGTCAGAATAAACGCCTGCTTATTGAGCTGGCATTAATACGGATAGCACAGCTAACCTTAAAAAAAAAATAG
- a CDS encoding glutathione peroxidase produces MKRLLFMKTCIFLIFFFCITSVTAQNKTLHNFSALTLDGDTLHFSSFAGKKLLLVNTASECMFTPQYAKLQKLYEEYARNNFEVIAFPCNDFGKQEPGNNQKIKEFCAQYNVSFTVMAKISIKGEAIHPVYRWLTSRTENGVLDAKVRWNFQKFLVDENGKVFDSLGPSVSPLSPKIIEWITD; encoded by the coding sequence GTGAAAAGATTACTATTTATGAAAACCTGTATCTTTTTGATTTTCTTTTTCTGCATTACTTCGGTTACAGCCCAGAATAAGACCTTACATAACTTTTCGGCGCTGACACTTGATGGCGACACCTTGCACTTTTCAAGTTTTGCCGGCAAAAAATTATTGCTCGTCAACACGGCTTCAGAGTGCATGTTTACGCCTCAATATGCCAAACTTCAGAAGCTTTATGAAGAATATGCGCGAAACAACTTTGAAGTTATTGCTTTTCCGTGTAACGACTTTGGGAAACAGGAACCCGGCAACAACCAAAAAATAAAGGAATTTTGTGCCCAATATAACGTTAGCTTTACCGTTATGGCGAAAATTTCGATTAAAGGAGAAGCAATACATCCGGTATATCGGTGGCTAACCTCAAGAACAGAAAATGGCGTGCTCGATGCAAAGGTTAGGTGGAATTTCCAAAAATTTCTGGTTGATGAAAATGGTAAAGTGTTTGATAGCTTAGGCCCTTCAGTTAGTCCGTTAAGCCCCAAAATAATTGAATGGATTACCGATTAG